The following proteins come from a genomic window of Desulfobacterales bacterium:
- a CDS encoding amidohydrolase family protein has product MASVLIYNIGTLITGDIKNPVSPADSIYIEDGLFREIGTERTQADTIINARKNMVTPGLIDSHVHLSIGDFTPVQNATNWISNYLHGGTTRMVSAGELHLPGLPIDDPDPVVFRSLAIVTRACYDRYRPGGVKVEAGTLLLVPGLTESDFEAVAAAGSKCVKFIFYPYGDDPGETANYTSWARQKKLKIKIHAGGVSRSGVSRAADAGVILEIQPDIIGHITGGPIPLSLNDMETVVRKTNAFLEIVYNGNNAYTVKLLQMVSERNELGRIILGTDTPSGAGVTPRGMLRIMAVVASADGVKPEEAICMATGGPARAHHLDSGVIQIDKPADLIILGKIQGSPGENPLAALKEGNLLGISMALIDGRIVIRNRSQQTPPPEICATVESEKIKN; this is encoded by the coding sequence GTGGCATCGGTACTCATTTATAATATCGGCACACTCATTACCGGCGACATCAAAAATCCGGTCAGTCCGGCCGATTCGATTTATATTGAAGACGGCCTTTTCAGAGAAATCGGAACGGAACGCACCCAGGCCGATACCATTATCAACGCCCGGAAAAACATGGTCACCCCCGGACTGATTGACTCCCATGTCCACCTTTCCATCGGAGATTTTACGCCGGTTCAAAACGCAACCAACTGGATCAGCAATTATTTGCACGGCGGGACCACCCGCATGGTATCAGCCGGAGAACTTCATCTGCCCGGCCTCCCCATAGACGATCCGGACCCGGTTGTTTTCAGATCCCTGGCCATTGTCACCCGGGCCTGTTATGACCGCTACCGGCCCGGAGGGGTAAAAGTGGAAGCCGGAACGCTGCTGCTGGTTCCGGGATTAACGGAGTCCGATTTTGAGGCTGTTGCAGCTGCCGGCAGCAAATGCGTCAAATTCATCTTTTATCCTTACGGTGACGATCCTGGAGAAACCGCCAATTACACCTCCTGGGCCCGCCAAAAAAAATTAAAGATCAAAATTCATGCGGGCGGCGTCTCCCGTTCCGGTGTCAGCCGTGCGGCAGATGCAGGCGTTATTTTAGAAATTCAACCGGATATCATCGGCCACATAACCGGCGGCCCGATCCCTTTGTCTTTGAATGATATGGAAACGGTTGTCAGAAAGACAAACGCCTTTCTTGAAATCGTTTACAACGGCAATAATGCCTACACCGTTAAACTGTTGCAGATGGTATCCGAGCGCAATGAGCTCGGCCGCATCATTTTAGGAACCGATACCCCCAGCGGTGCAGGTGTGACCCCGCGGGGAATGCTGCGCATCATGGCGGTAGTCGCTTCTGCTGATGGGGTAAAACCTGAAGAGGCCATTTGCATGGCCACAGGCGGGCCGGCGCGGGCGCACCATCTGGACTCCGGGGTTATTCAAATCGACAAACCGGCTGATCTGATTATTCTTGGTAAAATACAGGGCTCTCCCGGTGAAAACCCTTTGGCGGCGCTGAAAGAAGGTAACCTGTTGGGAATTTCAATGGCGCTGATTGACGGCCGGATCGTGATCCGTAACCGCAGCCAGCAGACGCCGCCGCCGGAGATTTGCGCCACGGTCGAATCCGAAAAGATTAAAAATTGA